The nucleotide sequence TGAATAAAGTAGTAGAAACCTTCTCTCATTTTCTGAATCTCGTAAGCCAGTCTTTTCTTACCCCATTCATCCACGTTGGTTATCGTACCGCCGAATCTGGTAATGTATTCTTTTGCTTTCTCTACCACTGCGGCTCTTTCTTCATCTTCGATTTTTGCATTAACAACAAGCGCTAATTCATATTTGTTCATGCTCATCGTACCTCCTTCTGGTCTCCGGCCCTCAGTCTGCGCTGAGAGCAAGGATAAACTGTTATATCACGAATTAATATCATAACACAATCAATGTTGATTTTCAAGGACTTTGTCTAAAAATCTTTCGATTGTCCCATAATATGTATCGGGCTCCTTATCCTGCGTCTGTCCGTGCCCGGCGT is from Lachnospiraceae bacterium JLR.KK002 and encodes:
- the rpsF gene encoding 30S ribosomal protein S6 → MNKYELALVVNAKIEDEERAAVVEKAKEYITRFGGTITNVDEWGKKRLAYEIQKMREGFYYFIQFDANADCPAEIEKRVRILDNVLRFLCVRQDEA